A part of Capsicum annuum cultivar UCD-10X-F1 chromosome 6, UCD10Xv1.1, whole genome shotgun sequence genomic DNA contains:
- the LOC107873121 gene encoding serine/threonine-protein phosphatase 6 regulatory subunit 3 isoform X1 translates to MFWKLTSLSACSPVEAVLDKENFTLEELLDEEDVIQECKALNSRLINFLRDRAQVEQLLHYIVDEPSEDADSKRKFKFPFLASEIFTCEIDVILKTLVEEEELMNLLFSFLEPTCPHSALLAGYFSKVVICLMLRKTVPLMNYVQAHHDIFRQMVDLIGITSIMEVLVRLVGADDQMYPNTTDVMQWLADSNLLEMIVDKLSPSSPPEVHANAAETLCAITRNTPSSLATKLSSPSFVERIFGHALEDSHSKSALVHSLTVCISLLDSKRSIPPFMMYSFRSQHVYESPLHVSPDTIGAMLPKLGDLVKLLNVTSDEKILPTTYGELRPPLGKHRLKIVEFISVLLKAGNEAGEKELISSGIIGRVLDLFFEYPYNNALHHHVESIIYSCMESKNNIVVDHLFEECDLIGKILQTDKQSTVSSDEKQPTLPASVKRAPRVGNIGHITRISNKLVQLGKNDNCIQAHMEKNMEWSGWQTTVLQERNTIENVYQWACGRPTALQDRMRDSDDEDVHERDYDVAALANNLSQAFRYTIYDNDDAEEGHAALERDDEDVYFDDESAEVVISSLRLGDDQGSSLFTNSNWFAFQDDRLGDAPMNTSSTEAMEDINLNGTSNGGNSNNDDGVVVGEEDGLAESKNSTNGAPTSSSSDFSGFGGPNSVNGGNFNKQNEKAGPSDDMGFFRFETAENDDPFGDRPIPEWAAWGNASDFQVGRSNVNRFEDLSNTSGHLANSAEAATHVVSSTSSGSEESIQNGVSTSPDASKSSPGSESSQKTAAISSMFEEDVEFVGVQLEGTEKAMEHALKEGIVGEAVPLKRSIALKNTEKESTDDGGAGIKEYNDANYWRVDQEVAVLE, encoded by the exons ATGTTTTGGAAGCTAACATCTCTTTCCGCTTGTTCTCCG GTTGAAGCAGTATTGGACAAGGAAAACTTCACACTGGAAGAGCTTCTTGATGAAGAAGACGTAATTCAAGAATGCAAAGCTTTGAACAGCCGTCTCATAAATTT TTTGAGAGATAGAGCCCAGGTGGAGCAGTTACTGCACTACATTGTTGATGAACCTTCTGAGGATGCTGATAGCAAACGGAAGTTTAA GTTTCCTTTCCTTGCCAGTGAGATATTCACCTGTGAAATTGATGTTATCCTTAAGACTCTAGTTGAAGAAGAAGAG CTCATGAATTTACTCTTTTCCTTCTTGGAACCAACTTGTCCTCATAGCGCATTGCTTGCTGGGTACTTTAGTAAG GTTGTGATATGCCTCATGCTGCGGAAGACTGTTCCCCTCATGAACTATGTTCAG GCGCACCATGATATTTTCCGCCAGATGGTGGATTTGATTGGTATAACATCCATAATGGAG GTTTTGGTGCGACTTGTAGGTGCTGATGATCAAATGTACCCTAACACGACAGATGTGATGCAATGGTTGGCTGACAGCAATCTTTTAGAAATGATCGTAGATAAATTGAGCCCTTCT AGTCCTCCTGAAGTACATGCTAATGCAGCAGAGACGCTATGTGCAATAACCAGAAACACACCATCATCTCTGGCTACTAAACTATCTAGCCCAAG TTTTGTAGAGAGGATATTTGGTCATGCACTTGAAGATTCACACTCAAAGTCTGCCCTTGTTCATTCTTTGACTGTCTGCATATCTCTGTTGGATTCAAAAAGATCAATCCCACCATTTATGATGTATTCCTTCCGGAGCCAGCATGTTTATGAGTCACCCTTGCATGTCAGTCCTGACACTATTGGTGCAATGCTGCCTAAACTTG GTGACTTGGTCAAACTGTTGAATGTGACCTCTGATGAAAAGATTCTGCCTACAACATATGGTGAACTCAGACCACCTCTAGGGAAGCATCGCTTAAAG ATTGTGGAATTCATTTCCGTGCTACTGAAAGCTGGCAATGAAGCTGGAGAGAAAGAATTGATCAGCTCGGGGATAATTGGAAGAGTCCTGGATCTTTTTTTTGA GTACCCTTACAATAATGCATTACATCATCATGTGGAGAGTATAATATACTCCTGCATGGAAAGTAAAAACAACATAGTTGTTGACCATCTTTTTGAAGAGTGTGATTTGATCGGGAAGATACTTCAAACGGATAAACAGTCTACAGTTTCTAGTGATGAAAAACAG CCGACTTTACCTGCCTCTGTGAAACGAGCACCCCGAGTGGGCAACATAGGACATATAACACGGATTTCTAACAAACTTGTTCAGTTGGGAAAGAATGACAACTGCATTCAAGCACACATGGAG AAAAATATGGAATGGAGTGGTTGGCAAACTACCGTCTTACAAGAGCGTAATACAATCGAAAATGTCTACCAATGGGCCTGTGG CCGGCCAACAGCATTACAAGATCGGATGAGGGACAGTGATGACGAAGATGTTCATGAGAGAGATTATGATGTAGCAGCTTTAGCCAATAATCTTAGCCAAGCATTCAGATACACCATATATGACAATGATGATGCTGAAGAG GGTCATGCAGCTCTTGAACGAGATGATGAG GATGTTTACTTTGATGATGAGTCTGCTGAAGTTGTGATATCATCCCTCCGATTGGGAGATGACCAGGGGAG CAGTTTGTTCACAAACTCGAACTGGTTTGCTTTTCAAGATGATAGACTTGGTGATGCACCTATGAACACCTCATCCACAGAGGCAATGGAAGATATCAACCTTAATGGAACATCAAACGGTGGGAATAGCAATAACGATGATGGGGTGGTAGTTGGAGAGGAGGATGGCTTAGCTGAGAGCAAAAACTCTACAAATGGAGCACCCACTTCTAGTTCAAGTGACTTTAGTGGATTTGGTGGACCAAATTCTGTTAATGGTGGTAACTTCAATAAACAAAATGAGAAAGCAGGTCCGTCAGATGACATGGGTTTCTTCCGCTTTGAGACAGCAGAAAATGATGACCCCTTTGGGGACAGGCCTATTCCTGAATGGGCAGCATGGGGTAATGCATCAGATTTTCAAGTTGGTAGATCCAATGTGAACCGATTTGAAGATCTCAGTAATACTAGTGGCCATCTGGCCAATTCTGCGGAGGCAGCAACTCATGTGGTAAGTTCCACTTCCAGTGGTAGTGAAGAATCTATTCAAAATGGTGTCTCAACATCTCCAGATGCCAGCAAAAGTTCACCTGGATCTGAGTCTAGTCAGAAAACAGCTGCTATTTCTTCTATGTTTGAAGAGGATGTTGAATTTGTTGGTGTACAATTAGAGGGTACTGAAAAGGCAATGGAACATGCTCTCAAGGAGGGGATTGTTGGGGAGGCTGTTCCATTGAAAAGGAGCATTGCTCTCAAGAACACTGAAAAGGAAAGTACAGATGATGGCGGGGCAGGAATAAAAGAGTACAATGATGCAAACTATTGGAGAGTAGACCAAGAAGTTGCAGTATTGGAGTGA
- the LOC107873121 gene encoding serine/threonine-protein phosphatase 6 regulatory subunit 3 isoform X3 — MNLLFSFLEPTCPHSALLAGYFSKVVICLMLRKTVPLMNYVQAHHDIFRQMVDLIGITSIMEVLVRLVGADDQMYPNTTDVMQWLADSNLLEMIVDKLSPSSPPEVHANAAETLCAITRNTPSSLATKLSSPSFVERIFGHALEDSHSKSALVHSLTVCISLLDSKRSIPPFMMYSFRSQHVYESPLHVSPDTIGAMLPKLGDLVKLLNVTSDEKILPTTYGELRPPLGKHRLKIVEFISVLLKAGNEAGEKELISSGIIGRVLDLFFEYPYNNALHHHVESIIYSCMESKNNIVVDHLFEECDLIGKILQTDKQSTVSSDEKQPTLPASVKRAPRVGNIGHITRISNKLVQLGKNDNCIQAHMEKNMEWSGWQTTVLQERNTIENVYQWACGRPTALQDRMRDSDDEDVHERDYDVAALANNLSQAFRYTIYDNDDAEEGHAALERDDEDVYFDDESAEVVISSLRLGDDQGSSLFTNSNWFAFQDDRLGDAPMNTSSTEAMEDINLNGTSNGGNSNNDDGVVVGEEDGLAESKNSTNGAPTSSSSDFSGFGGPNSVNGGNFNKQNEKAGPSDDMGFFRFETAENDDPFGDRPIPEWAAWGNASDFQVGRSNVNRFEDLSNTSGHLANSAEAATHVVSSTSSGSEESIQNGVSTSPDASKSSPGSESSQKTAAISSMFEEDVEFVGVQLEGTEKAMEHALKEGIVGEAVPLKRSIALKNTEKESTDDGGAGIKEYNDANYWRVDQEVAVLE; from the exons ATGAATTTACTCTTTTCCTTCTTGGAACCAACTTGTCCTCATAGCGCATTGCTTGCTGGGTACTTTAGTAAG GTTGTGATATGCCTCATGCTGCGGAAGACTGTTCCCCTCATGAACTATGTTCAG GCGCACCATGATATTTTCCGCCAGATGGTGGATTTGATTGGTATAACATCCATAATGGAG GTTTTGGTGCGACTTGTAGGTGCTGATGATCAAATGTACCCTAACACGACAGATGTGATGCAATGGTTGGCTGACAGCAATCTTTTAGAAATGATCGTAGATAAATTGAGCCCTTCT AGTCCTCCTGAAGTACATGCTAATGCAGCAGAGACGCTATGTGCAATAACCAGAAACACACCATCATCTCTGGCTACTAAACTATCTAGCCCAAG TTTTGTAGAGAGGATATTTGGTCATGCACTTGAAGATTCACACTCAAAGTCTGCCCTTGTTCATTCTTTGACTGTCTGCATATCTCTGTTGGATTCAAAAAGATCAATCCCACCATTTATGATGTATTCCTTCCGGAGCCAGCATGTTTATGAGTCACCCTTGCATGTCAGTCCTGACACTATTGGTGCAATGCTGCCTAAACTTG GTGACTTGGTCAAACTGTTGAATGTGACCTCTGATGAAAAGATTCTGCCTACAACATATGGTGAACTCAGACCACCTCTAGGGAAGCATCGCTTAAAG ATTGTGGAATTCATTTCCGTGCTACTGAAAGCTGGCAATGAAGCTGGAGAGAAAGAATTGATCAGCTCGGGGATAATTGGAAGAGTCCTGGATCTTTTTTTTGA GTACCCTTACAATAATGCATTACATCATCATGTGGAGAGTATAATATACTCCTGCATGGAAAGTAAAAACAACATAGTTGTTGACCATCTTTTTGAAGAGTGTGATTTGATCGGGAAGATACTTCAAACGGATAAACAGTCTACAGTTTCTAGTGATGAAAAACAG CCGACTTTACCTGCCTCTGTGAAACGAGCACCCCGAGTGGGCAACATAGGACATATAACACGGATTTCTAACAAACTTGTTCAGTTGGGAAAGAATGACAACTGCATTCAAGCACACATGGAG AAAAATATGGAATGGAGTGGTTGGCAAACTACCGTCTTACAAGAGCGTAATACAATCGAAAATGTCTACCAATGGGCCTGTGG CCGGCCAACAGCATTACAAGATCGGATGAGGGACAGTGATGACGAAGATGTTCATGAGAGAGATTATGATGTAGCAGCTTTAGCCAATAATCTTAGCCAAGCATTCAGATACACCATATATGACAATGATGATGCTGAAGAG GGTCATGCAGCTCTTGAACGAGATGATGAG GATGTTTACTTTGATGATGAGTCTGCTGAAGTTGTGATATCATCCCTCCGATTGGGAGATGACCAGGGGAG CAGTTTGTTCACAAACTCGAACTGGTTTGCTTTTCAAGATGATAGACTTGGTGATGCACCTATGAACACCTCATCCACAGAGGCAATGGAAGATATCAACCTTAATGGAACATCAAACGGTGGGAATAGCAATAACGATGATGGGGTGGTAGTTGGAGAGGAGGATGGCTTAGCTGAGAGCAAAAACTCTACAAATGGAGCACCCACTTCTAGTTCAAGTGACTTTAGTGGATTTGGTGGACCAAATTCTGTTAATGGTGGTAACTTCAATAAACAAAATGAGAAAGCAGGTCCGTCAGATGACATGGGTTTCTTCCGCTTTGAGACAGCAGAAAATGATGACCCCTTTGGGGACAGGCCTATTCCTGAATGGGCAGCATGGGGTAATGCATCAGATTTTCAAGTTGGTAGATCCAATGTGAACCGATTTGAAGATCTCAGTAATACTAGTGGCCATCTGGCCAATTCTGCGGAGGCAGCAACTCATGTGGTAAGTTCCACTTCCAGTGGTAGTGAAGAATCTATTCAAAATGGTGTCTCAACATCTCCAGATGCCAGCAAAAGTTCACCTGGATCTGAGTCTAGTCAGAAAACAGCTGCTATTTCTTCTATGTTTGAAGAGGATGTTGAATTTGTTGGTGTACAATTAGAGGGTACTGAAAAGGCAATGGAACATGCTCTCAAGGAGGGGATTGTTGGGGAGGCTGTTCCATTGAAAAGGAGCATTGCTCTCAAGAACACTGAAAAGGAAAGTACAGATGATGGCGGGGCAGGAATAAAAGAGTACAATGATGCAAACTATTGGAGAGTAGACCAAGAAGTTGCAGTATTGGAGTGA
- the LOC107873121 gene encoding serine/threonine-protein phosphatase 6 regulatory subunit 3 isoform X2, protein MFWKLTSLSACSPVEAVLDKENFTLEELLDEEDVIQECKALNSRLINFLRDRAQVEQLLHYIVDEPSEDADSKRKFKFPFLASEIFTCEIDVILKTLVEEEELMNLLFSFLEPTCPHSALLAGYFSKVVICLMLRKTVPLMNYVQAHHDIFRQMVDLIGITSIMEVLVRLVGADDQMYPNTTDVMQWLADSNLLEMIVDKLSPSSPPEVHANAAETLCAITRNTPSSLATKLSSPSFVERIFGHALEDSHSKSALVHSLTVCISLLDSKRSIPPFMMYSFRSQHVYESPLHVSPDTIGAMLPKLGDLVKLLNVTSDEKILPTTYGELRPPLGKHRLKIVEFISVLLKAGNEAGEKELISSGIIGRVLDLFFEYPYNNALHHHVESIIYSCMESKNNIVVDHLFEECDLIGKILQTDKQSTVSSDEKQPTLPASVKRAPRVGNIGHITRISNKLVQLGKNDNCIQAHMEKNMEWSGWQTTVLQERNTIENVYQWACGRPTALQDRMRDSDDEDVHERDYDVAALANNLSQAFRYTIYDNDDAEEGHAALERDDEDVYFDDESAEVVISSLRLGDDQGSLFTNSNWFAFQDDRLGDAPMNTSSTEAMEDINLNGTSNGGNSNNDDGVVVGEEDGLAESKNSTNGAPTSSSSDFSGFGGPNSVNGGNFNKQNEKAGPSDDMGFFRFETAENDDPFGDRPIPEWAAWGNASDFQVGRSNVNRFEDLSNTSGHLANSAEAATHVVSSTSSGSEESIQNGVSTSPDASKSSPGSESSQKTAAISSMFEEDVEFVGVQLEGTEKAMEHALKEGIVGEAVPLKRSIALKNTEKESTDDGGAGIKEYNDANYWRVDQEVAVLE, encoded by the exons ATGTTTTGGAAGCTAACATCTCTTTCCGCTTGTTCTCCG GTTGAAGCAGTATTGGACAAGGAAAACTTCACACTGGAAGAGCTTCTTGATGAAGAAGACGTAATTCAAGAATGCAAAGCTTTGAACAGCCGTCTCATAAATTT TTTGAGAGATAGAGCCCAGGTGGAGCAGTTACTGCACTACATTGTTGATGAACCTTCTGAGGATGCTGATAGCAAACGGAAGTTTAA GTTTCCTTTCCTTGCCAGTGAGATATTCACCTGTGAAATTGATGTTATCCTTAAGACTCTAGTTGAAGAAGAAGAG CTCATGAATTTACTCTTTTCCTTCTTGGAACCAACTTGTCCTCATAGCGCATTGCTTGCTGGGTACTTTAGTAAG GTTGTGATATGCCTCATGCTGCGGAAGACTGTTCCCCTCATGAACTATGTTCAG GCGCACCATGATATTTTCCGCCAGATGGTGGATTTGATTGGTATAACATCCATAATGGAG GTTTTGGTGCGACTTGTAGGTGCTGATGATCAAATGTACCCTAACACGACAGATGTGATGCAATGGTTGGCTGACAGCAATCTTTTAGAAATGATCGTAGATAAATTGAGCCCTTCT AGTCCTCCTGAAGTACATGCTAATGCAGCAGAGACGCTATGTGCAATAACCAGAAACACACCATCATCTCTGGCTACTAAACTATCTAGCCCAAG TTTTGTAGAGAGGATATTTGGTCATGCACTTGAAGATTCACACTCAAAGTCTGCCCTTGTTCATTCTTTGACTGTCTGCATATCTCTGTTGGATTCAAAAAGATCAATCCCACCATTTATGATGTATTCCTTCCGGAGCCAGCATGTTTATGAGTCACCCTTGCATGTCAGTCCTGACACTATTGGTGCAATGCTGCCTAAACTTG GTGACTTGGTCAAACTGTTGAATGTGACCTCTGATGAAAAGATTCTGCCTACAACATATGGTGAACTCAGACCACCTCTAGGGAAGCATCGCTTAAAG ATTGTGGAATTCATTTCCGTGCTACTGAAAGCTGGCAATGAAGCTGGAGAGAAAGAATTGATCAGCTCGGGGATAATTGGAAGAGTCCTGGATCTTTTTTTTGA GTACCCTTACAATAATGCATTACATCATCATGTGGAGAGTATAATATACTCCTGCATGGAAAGTAAAAACAACATAGTTGTTGACCATCTTTTTGAAGAGTGTGATTTGATCGGGAAGATACTTCAAACGGATAAACAGTCTACAGTTTCTAGTGATGAAAAACAG CCGACTTTACCTGCCTCTGTGAAACGAGCACCCCGAGTGGGCAACATAGGACATATAACACGGATTTCTAACAAACTTGTTCAGTTGGGAAAGAATGACAACTGCATTCAAGCACACATGGAG AAAAATATGGAATGGAGTGGTTGGCAAACTACCGTCTTACAAGAGCGTAATACAATCGAAAATGTCTACCAATGGGCCTGTGG CCGGCCAACAGCATTACAAGATCGGATGAGGGACAGTGATGACGAAGATGTTCATGAGAGAGATTATGATGTAGCAGCTTTAGCCAATAATCTTAGCCAAGCATTCAGATACACCATATATGACAATGATGATGCTGAAGAG GGTCATGCAGCTCTTGAACGAGATGATGAG GATGTTTACTTTGATGATGAGTCTGCTGAAGTTGTGATATCATCCCTCCGATTGGGAGATGACCAGGGGAG TTTGTTCACAAACTCGAACTGGTTTGCTTTTCAAGATGATAGACTTGGTGATGCACCTATGAACACCTCATCCACAGAGGCAATGGAAGATATCAACCTTAATGGAACATCAAACGGTGGGAATAGCAATAACGATGATGGGGTGGTAGTTGGAGAGGAGGATGGCTTAGCTGAGAGCAAAAACTCTACAAATGGAGCACCCACTTCTAGTTCAAGTGACTTTAGTGGATTTGGTGGACCAAATTCTGTTAATGGTGGTAACTTCAATAAACAAAATGAGAAAGCAGGTCCGTCAGATGACATGGGTTTCTTCCGCTTTGAGACAGCAGAAAATGATGACCCCTTTGGGGACAGGCCTATTCCTGAATGGGCAGCATGGGGTAATGCATCAGATTTTCAAGTTGGTAGATCCAATGTGAACCGATTTGAAGATCTCAGTAATACTAGTGGCCATCTGGCCAATTCTGCGGAGGCAGCAACTCATGTGGTAAGTTCCACTTCCAGTGGTAGTGAAGAATCTATTCAAAATGGTGTCTCAACATCTCCAGATGCCAGCAAAAGTTCACCTGGATCTGAGTCTAGTCAGAAAACAGCTGCTATTTCTTCTATGTTTGAAGAGGATGTTGAATTTGTTGGTGTACAATTAGAGGGTACTGAAAAGGCAATGGAACATGCTCTCAAGGAGGGGATTGTTGGGGAGGCTGTTCCATTGAAAAGGAGCATTGCTCTCAAGAACACTGAAAAGGAAAGTACAGATGATGGCGGGGCAGGAATAAAAGAGTACAATGATGCAAACTATTGGAGAGTAGACCAAGAAGTTGCAGTATTGGAGTGA